One window from the genome of Podospora pseudocomata strain CBS 415.72m chromosome 6, whole genome shotgun sequence encodes:
- the RPO41 gene encoding DNA-directed RNA polymerase (EggNog:ENOG503NU1C; COG:K; COG:L) produces MLVRSRVATRHTLPVRTLLTSSSSRHPSRCPLPSSSSRVPAETQRFLNTGPVLRPSTKKTYRALVGFERKLATTVTEQHIENAPLDAIPLYQLRPIDVTNTVQVPDDLPRPPRGRMNQSGIPGDHAELLSMFDACIKVGRLERAAMVARRLEELGGLSVLEMLQIHHAYLRARIARIEMGGEDVEMSGKSAGEDVFSLYETRIHGVLPARSETIGYMLKLSLLCCTGSRLRTRVNRFMSLLPENTTMDLGDILSSEDLARIAKISPSLTYTVAEPSPIEPEPAPKINDETAQFFNQTKSSIDSKSTVPPEVLATTQKGLGLTSLKKTISLFSEVPDGRDISSLSPAERREIQSRLEKDTIDAAVDRWRKESQAMSEMGLGLSSPGLNARLFEWHTDLQRRISQEIKLAVESEKRQKKTSDDLVRSQLTPYLLQSTPDRLAAVVILSLLSLVSTYGVDKGVPLTRVVHHLASSVEEDIRVYKATQSIPKEMARTQKAREQKAKTLLKVAKARDYYAAKRGGQEEPTQAVNDGKVFSSDLPLPILEPRWPATTKTKFGALLLGAFLDTAKVTVVREHPETKELVSQMQPAFSHSTQLRRGKKVGVIVPNRALVDILKTEPRVEVLARHLPMVVEPEPWTKWEKGGFIEYPTSVVRAKAQEKDQQIYTEAAIERGDMEQMMKGLDVLGQTAWRINRKVFDVMLEAWNNGAEVANIPAVNPNLPMPPEPENLDDPLARRVWLKAVKAVENEKGGLHSQRCFMNFQLEIARAFRDQTFFFPHNLDFRGRAYPVPTYLNHMGADHMRGLLKFAKGKPLGTNGLRWLKIHLANVYGFDKASLAEREEFANENLQNALDSVRNPLNGNGWWLKAEDPWQCLATCFELTDALEHPDPTKFVSHLPIHQDGTCNGLQHYAALGGDAWGAEQVNLIPGERPADVYSAVADIVAKRIDHDADELKLDLAIALKGKIVRKVVKQTVMTNVYGVTRTGARKQILKQLDALYPTIEADTGINPNVLASYCTSKVFDALSSMFKGAHDIQKWLGEIGGRVCQSLNAEQLRRIAMEEQDEVEHQQAQQALYEADSHRPRPKKAASDEVAIMAPKRKSKSLRAVKNESTLEALKEKFLSTIVWTTPLRMPVVQPYRNTANRVIATCLQNLSLMDTNRSDPVNRRKQLQAFPPNFIHSLDASHMMLSALESDERGLTFAAVHDSFWTHASDVDIMSDIIRDSFIRIHEEDVIGRLKREFEARFGDSVYLATVVKNTPAGKAIEDWRKGFRMTARQELLLEVKRLKLLKSEVPSERLEGEEMVTPASILEKLGSPDSMVGAAEAVEAEADTTAAPEDGMEDGMEHGMEGEADATELLGEGEQTDESAQVSGKKWEKNLFSARKDKNFPNNTTQQQKVTVWLPLTFPDIPAKGDFDIQMLRQSKYFFS; encoded by the coding sequence ATGCTCGTTCGGTCGCGAGTAGCCACCCGGCATACACTCCCAGTCCGGACCCTGCTGACGTCCAGCTCGTCACGACACCCCTCGAGATGcccactcccctccagcTCAAGCCGTGTCCCCGCCGAGACGCAACGCTTCCTTAATACAGGCCCCGTGTTAAGACCGTCAACCAAGAAAACATACCGTGCTCTTGTTGGCTTCGAAAGAAAGCTCGCCACAACAGTCACCGAACAACATATCGAAAATGCCCCCCTCGACGCAATTCCGCTCTATCAGCTGCGGCCCATTGATGTCACCAACACAGTCCAAGTCCCGGACGATTTGCCGCGCCCCCCCCGAGGTCGAATGAACCAGTCCGGCATTCCTGGTGATCATGCCGAGCTCCTGTCCATGTTCGATGCCTGCATCAAGGTCGGGAGACTGGAGCGGGCCGCCATGGTCGCCAGACGTCTCGAGGAACTGGGCGGTCTCTCGGTGCTCGAAATGCTTCAGATCCACCACGCCTATTTGAGGGCCCGAATTGCGAGGATAGAGATGGGCGGGGAAGATGTGGAAATGTCTGGCAAGTCGGCAGGCGAAGACGTTTTCTCTCTCTACGAAACCCGGATTCATGGAGTGCTGCCGGCCAGGAGCGAGACCATCGGGTACATGCTGAAGCTGTCACTGCTTTGCTGTACCGGCTCCAGATTGCGGACCCGGGTGAATAGGTTTATGAGTCTGCTACCCGAGAACACCACGATGGATCTAGGCGACATCTTGTCCTCTGAGGACCTGGCCAGGATAGCAAAAATCAGTCCTTCCCTCACCTACACTGTGGCCGAGCCTTCCCCCATCGAACCCGAGCCGGCACCCAAGATCAACGATGAAACAGCCCAATTCTTCAACCAGACCAAGTCTTCCATCGACTCCAAGTCGACCGTTCCTCCCGAGGTCCTTGCCACAACACAAAAAGGTCTTGGCCTCACATCACTAAAGAAGACCATTTCACTCTTCAGTGAGGTCCCAGATGGCCGAGACATCAGCTCTCTTTCTCCAGCGGAGCGGAGGGAGATACAGTCTCGCTTGGAGAAGGATACAATCGATGCCGCCGTCGACCGTTGGCGCAAGGAAAGTCAGGCAATGTCCGAGATGGGACTTGGCTTGTCGAGTCCTGGTCTTAACGCCAGGCTTTTCGAGTGGCATACCGACTTGCAGCGTAGGATTTCCCAAGAGATAAAACTGGCGGTCGAGTCCGAAAAGAGACAGAAAAAGACGAGTGACGACCTTGTTCGGAGCCAACTGACGCCGTACCTCCTCCAATCAACTCCTGATCGTCTTGCGGCCGTAGTCATCCTCTCCTTGCTCAGTCTGGTTTCCACATATGGTGTCGATAAGGGCGTTCCTCTCACCAGGGTCGTGCATCACCTCGCGAGCAGCGTCGAAGAAGACATTCGAGTCTACAAGGCAACGCAGAGCATCCCAAAAGAGATGGCTAGGACGCAAAAGGCTCGTGAGCAAAAGGCGAAGACGCTCTTGAAGGTGGCCAAGGCGCGCGACTACTATGCGGCCAAGAGAGGAGGCCAGGAAGAGCCAACGCAAGCGGTTAATGATGGCAAGGTCTTTTCCTCTGACTTGCCATTGCCGATTTTGGAGCCAAGGTGGCCTGcgaccaccaaaaccaaattCGGCgctctgctgctgggcgCTTTTCTGGACACGGCAAAGGTGACCGTCGTCAGGGAGCACCCGGAGACCAAGGAGCTCGTCTCGCAGATGCAGCCCGCCTTCTCCCATTCAACCCagctgaggaggggaaagaaggtTGGCGTCATTGTGCCCAATCGCGCCCTGGTCGATATCCTGAAGACGGAACCTCGAGTTGAGGTGCTTGCCCGGCATCTGCCCATGGTGGTCGAGCCTGAGCCATGGACAAAGTGGGAGAAGGGCGGGTTCATCGAATATCCGACATCCGTGGTTCGAGCCAAGGCACAGGAGAAGGATCAGCAGATCTACACCGAGGCCGCCATCGAGAGAGGCGACATGGAgcagatgatgaaggggcTCGATGTGTTGGGGCAAACAGCTTGGAGAATCAACCGCAAGGTGTTCGATGTCATGCTTGAAGCCTGGAACAACGGAGCAGAAGTCGCCAACATTCCAGCCGTGAACCCCAACCTGCCGATGCCGCCCGAGCCTGAAAACCTGGACGACCCCTTGGCCCGACGTGTTTGGCTCAAGGCTGTCAAGGCCGTCGAGAACGAAAAGGGCGGTCTGCACTCGCAGCGATGCTTTATGAATTTCCAGTTGGAGATCGCACGAGCCTTCCGTGAccagaccttcttcttccctcacAATCTGGATTTCCGTGGGCGAGCGTACCCGGTTCCGACCTACCTTAACCATATGGGTGCTGACCACATGCGAGGCCTGCTCAAGTTTGCCAAGGGAAAGCCGCTGGGCACCAACGGGCTGCGGTGGCTCAAGATCCATCTCGCCAACGTCTACGGTTTCGACAAGGCGAGTTTGGCCGAGCGTGAGGAGTTTGCCAATGAAAACCTTCAGAACGCGCTCGACTCGGTTCGGAACCCGCTGAATGGCAACGGCTGGTGGCTCAAGGCCGAGGACCCATGGCAATGCCTTGCGACCTGCTTTGAGCTGACAGACGCCCTGGAGCACCCGGACCCTACTAAGTTCGTGTCCCACCTCCCAATTCACCAAGACGGCACCTGCAATGGTCTTCAGCATTATGCCGCTCTCGGTGGTGACGCGTGGGGTGCCGAGCAAGTCAATCTCATTCCCGGCGAGCGGCCGGCCGATGTCTACTCGGCCGTCGCTGATATCGTGGCAAAACGCATAGACCATGACGCCGACGAGCTCAAGCTTGACCTCGCGATAGCCCTCAAAGGCAAGATCGTCAGAAAGGTGGTTAAGCAGACCGTCATGACGAACGTCTACGGCGTCACTCGAACAGGTGCCAGAAAGCAGATCCTGAAACAGCTGGATGCCCTCTATCCCACCATTGAGGCTGACACCGGTATCAATCCCAACGTGCTCGCCTCCTACTGCACTAGCAAGGTGTTTGACGCACTGTCTAGCATGTTCAAGGGCGCCCACGACATTCAGAAGTGGCTAGGTGAAATAGGCGGCCGTGTATGCCAGTCACTGAACGCAGAGCAGCTGAGAAGGATTGCCatggaggagcaggatgagGTCGAGCACCAGCAGGCCCAGCAGGCCTTGTATGAAGCCGATTCGCACAGACCACGGCCCAAAAAAGCAGCATCTGACGAGGTTGCTATCATGGCACCCAAGCGGAAGTCGAAGTCGCTCAGAGCGGTCAAGAACGAATCCACGCTTGAAGCTCTCAAAGAAAAGTTTCTCTCCACCATCGTATGGACAACGCCCCTGCGGATGCCTGTGGTGCAGCCATACCGTAACACGGCCAATCGTGTGATCGCGACCTGTCTTCAAAATCTCAGCCTCATGGACACGAATCGATCCGACCCTGTGAACCGACGTAAGCAGCTGCAGGCCTTCCCGCCCAACTTCATTCACTCTCTCGACGCCAGCCACATGATGCTGTCGGCGTTGGAGTCTGATGAGCGCGGCCTGACGTTTGCGGCCGTCCACGATTCGTTTTGGACACACGCGTCTGATGTAGACATAATGAGTGACATCATCAGGGACTCGTTCATTAGAATCCACGAAGAGGATGTCATTGGCCGCCTAAAGCGCGAGTTTGAAGCCCGCTTTGGTGATTCCGTGTACCTCGCCACCGTCGTCAAGAACACACCGGCCGGGAAAGCGATCGAAGATTGGCGGAAGGGCTTTCGCATGACAGCCCGTCAAGAGTTGTTGCTCGAAGTGAAGCGGCTCAAGCTTCTCAAGTCGGAGGTTCCCTCGGAGAGACTCGAAGGCGAGGAAATGGTTACGCCTGCTAGCATCCTTGAGAAGTTGGGTTCACCTGACTCGATGGTCGGCGCCGCCGAGGCGGTGGAAGCGGAGGCGGACACAACGGCGGCACCGGAGGATGGCATGGAGGACGGCATGGAGCACGGCATGGAGGGCGAGGCTGACGCAACAGAGCtcttgggagagggagaacaAACCGACGAGTCCGCCCAAGTGTCTGGGAAGAAGTGGGAGAAGAACCTTTTCTCGGCAAGAAAGGACAAAAATTTTCCTAATAATAcaacacagcaacaaaaagtcACTGTCTGGCTTCCACTGACCTTCCCCGACATCCCGGCCAAGGGCGACTTTGACATTCAAATGCTGAGGCAGAGCAAGTACTTTTTCTCATGA
- the ATP25 gene encoding ATPase synthesis protein 25 mitochondrial (EggNog:ENOG503NVNC; COG:S) — translation MVNRKREKSSAAIRDDRLKLITPTAKILPTSPNAGAVSGDELCRDQSDVRQDFPEGETELVFNGHGLLLKTSPTISTSTSRLIQLQNKTIMAGPSVTGAIRCSSCTRSVFRSLIGSIAESRTPQAALRSQRLVTPAVGSRYHSSFRASPPLRGGPALEETLQREELDGSISSSNLDSNNATTTTTTTTTSSEPSDVPWYLQVEPPRHPTLMHEPPPLPDIPEDSPKVMEPLLKYISEELGMDDLSLVDLRDRDPPAAIGQDVIMIVGTARSERHLHVSADRLVRWLRGRGIGADADGLLGRNELKIKLRRIARKAKMLGTARSARAGDDGITTGWICVNLGNVGGSRREVQMVDEEGRSMGFGVPPTGASVIVQMLTESRRQELDLENLWEEMGREAVETYERPPPLRRDFSGYKAYAGRRTRSEGYRPRRIREFSTAAVPQGTIGALAVKAFRNGRG, via the coding sequence ATGGTcaacagaaaaagagaaaaatcGAGTGCAGCGATACGTGATGATCGCCTCAAACTGATAACGCCCACAGCCAAAATTTTGCCCACCAGTCCCAACGCTGGTGCAGTCAGTGGGGATGAGCTCTGCCGTGACCAATCAGATGTGAGACAAGATTTTCCAGAAGGCGAAACGGAGCTGGTCTTCAACGGGCACGGACTCCTCCTGAAAACATCCCCCACgatatcaacatcaacatcacggCTCATTCAATtgcaaaacaaaacaatcaTGGCCGGACCCTCTGTCACCGGAGCCATCCGCTGCTCATCTTGCACCCGGTCTGTCTTTCGAAGCTTAATTGGAAGCATCGCGGAATCCCGGACACCTCAAGCAGCACTTCGTTCCCAACGTTTGGTAACCCCGGCTGTTGGCTCAAGATATCATTCATCTTTTCGAGCATCCCCGCCACTGAGGGGAGGACCCGCCTTGGAAGAAACTCTTCAAAGAGAAGAACTCGACGGATCCATTTCTTCATCGAACCTCGACAGCAACAAtgcaaccacaaccacgaccaccactACTACCAGCAGCGAGCCATCCGATGTCCCTTGGTACCTCCAGGTTGAGCCGCCAAGACATCCCACGCTGATGCATGAGCCGCCACCATTGCCAGACATCCCCGAGGACTCGCCCAAAGTGATGGAACCTCTCCTCAAGTACATCTCAGAGGAATTGGGCATGGATGATTTGTCCCTGGTCGACCTGCGTGATAGGGACCCTCCAGCGGCGATAGGCCAAGATGTCATCATGATTGTCGGCACAGCCCGCAGTGAGCGCCATCTTCACGTCTCTGCTGATCGGTTGGTGCGATGGCTGAGAGGTCGTGGAATTGGTGCCGACGCGGATGGTCTCTTGGGTAGGAATGAGCTCAAGATCAAGTTGCGCCGTATCGCGCGCAAGGCCAAGATGCTGGGGACCGCGAGGAGTGCTCgtgccggtgatgatggaatcACCACCGGTTGGATCTGCGTCAACCTGGGAAACGTTGGTGGGTCGAGAAGGGAGGTTCAGATGGTagacgaggaggggaggtccATGGGTTTTGGCGTGCCCCCGACAGGGGCCTCGGTTATTGTTCAGATGTTGACTGAGAGCAGGCGCCAAGAGTTGGATTTGGAAAATCTTTGGGAAGAGATGGGTAGGGAGGCTGTTGAGACCTACGAACGCCCACCGCCCCTCCGACGGGACTTCAGTGGATACAAGGCGTATGCCGGTCGTCGTACCAGGTCAGAGGGATATCGTCCTCGACGCATTCGCGAATTCTCTACCGCTGCGGTACCTCAAGGGACAATAGGGGCTCTTGCGGTGAAGGCGTTCAGGAATGGGCGTGGTTGA
- the GPR1 gene encoding G protein-coupled receptor gpr1 (EggNog:ENOG503NZCY; COG:S), with amino-acid sequence MVFFSAMMELLHGSSPASVRSSVPVDLMSPITSRYVADDQHTEHTVYILTILSLTFASVSVVSTLSTLYWFVKMRRSFRHELILLLVQSDFVKSAAFVVFPLVSLYQGTIESDSAFCQFSGFALAIGIESSDVAILLIALHSVMYIFRPKSGLYPYRHLAYSVFYLFPVSTACLAFINGNGFENVGHYCYLRTDNGWSRLALSWIPRYLICASIIGIYAFIYIYIRKRMDDYGRRSSTSLPPPRRMSGADQTYQQPDGHQRQLSSPALTLPRISYHGLIPSTPSSKRTSTTDTINLVKTRQMSASSVGTLRVEDTGNTDAGGSPSRTPVSQPRRSIQWNWGGFNQATTSPDVSIDDMHDPLSAVDPGLPSPPPAAHAASPVSAVPIAGQQSLRRATVLGDPYPASSPSDTFFDRPLYATAPGSLDPTGGHSRYSTSTSRATNNSKRVLSLPNIFTMLRRGPSNRSSAAGTLLSGGTRTTTQTNTAGNYPVGATYLNASTLAFEPAGGSDVSKNREKIRRQLRSLFVYPLVYMIIWTFPFVSHVMGYDDSVKKNDPQWLLILGILSLSVQGMVDCMLFAVREQPWRHASGRKVGEVVRKRLGYYFGWAGSSTKAGGGTTAGRTREEMLVDGRLARERREGEILSERRAINRGVRAVHAREREWWDVDLERIGIDSDEEEDEPEGEEMTAKSTPMRVHSGRRRERGERSQSAAV; translated from the exons ATGGTTTTTTTCTCTGCCATGATGGAGCTTCTCCACGGCTCGTCTCCAGCGAGCGTACGGAGCTCCGTGCCGGTCGACCTGATGTCACCGATCACGAGCCGATACGTGGCCGATGACCAACACACAGAACACACAGTCTACATCCTGACAATATTGTCTCTCACCTTTGCTTCGGTCAGCGTCGTCTCGACATTATCCACCCTCTACTGGTTTGTCAAGATGAGGCGAAGTTTCCGGCACGA GTTGATCTTGTTGCTGGTCCAAAGTGACTTTGTCAAGTCCGCCGCCTTCGTTGTCTTTCCGCTTGTCAGCTTATATCAAGGGACCATCGAGTCGGATTCAGCTTTCTGCCAGTTCAGCGGCTTTGCCCTCGCCATCGGCATTGAATCCTCAGATGTCGCCATTCTACTCATTGCGCTGCATTCCGTCATGTATATATTCCGACCGAAATCCGGCCTCTACCCTTACCGACACTTGGCATACTCGGTCTTTTACCTGTTTCCAGTTTCCACCGCTTGTTTGGCTTTTATCAATGGCAACGGGTTTGAGAATGTGGGACACTACTGCTACCTCCGGACCGACAATGGTTGGTCCAGGCTGGCACTGAGCTGGATACCACGGTATCTGATATGTGCCAGCATCATTGGTATATACGCTTTTATTTACATCTACATCAGGAAGCGGATGGACGACtatgggagaaggagttccACTAGTCTGCCGCCTCCACGGCGAATGAGCGGTGCGGATCAAACATATCAGCAACCAGACGGACACCAGCGACAGCTCAGCTCCCCCGCATTAACGCTACCGCGAATCTCTTATCACGGACTTATTCCATCGACACCCAGTTCGAAACGAACCTCTACTACTGACACGATCAACCTCGTGAAGACGCGGCAAATGTCCGCATCCTCCGTCGGCACGTTGCGGGTGGAGGACACAGGAAACACCGATGCGGGGGGCTCCCCGTCTAGAACACCGGTTTCTCAGCCCAGGCGGTCGATCCAATGGAACTGGGGCGGCTTCAACCAGGCAACCACATCACCAGACGTGTCAATCGACGACATGCATGACCCTCTGTCGGCGGTGGATCCAGGCTTaccctcaccgccaccaGCGGCTCACGCGGCCTCTCCTGTCTCCGCCGTCCCAATAGCAGGGCAACAGTCTCTCCGGCGCGCCACGGTGCTCGGCGATCCATACCCAGCATCCTCACCGAGTGACACTTTCTTCGACCGACCCCTCTACGCGACCGCCCCCGGCAGTCTCGACCCTACCGGGGGGCATTCTCGGTATAGCACCAGCACCTCGAGAGcgaccaacaacagcaaacgggtcctctccctccctaACATCTTTACTATGCTCCGCCGCGGACCCTCCAACCGTTCCTCCGCCGCGGGCACACTTTTGTCGGGTGGAACTCGCACAACAACACAGACCAACACGGCGGGAAACTATCCCGTGGGGGCGACCTACCTAAACGCCTCCACTCTAGCGTTTGAGcccgccggcggcagcgaCGTGAGCAAGAACCGGGAGAAAATCCGCCGCCAATTACGGTCACTTTTCGTATATCCTCTCGTGTACATGATCATCTGGACCTTTCCCTTTGTGAGCCACGTCATGGGGTATGATGACTCGGTCAAGAAGAACGACCCGCAGTGGTTGCTGATTCTGGGGATTTTGAGCCTGAGCGTGCAAGGAATGGTGGACTGCATGCTTTTTGCGGTGAGGGAGCAGCCGTGGAGGCATGCGAGTGGACgaaaggtgggggaggtggtgaggaagcgGTTGGGGTATTATTTTGGGTGGGCGGGGAGTAGCACGAAGGCCGGGGGGGGGACCACGGCGGGCAGAACGAGGGAAGAAAtgctggtggatgggaggttggcgagggaaaggagggaaggggagatTTTGAGTGAGAGGCGGGCTATAAATAGGGGGGTTAGGGCGGTTCATGcacgggagagggagtggtgggatgTGGATTTGGAGAGGATAGGGATAGatagtgatgaggaggaagacgagcCGGAGGGGGAAGAGATGACGGCGAAGTCAACACCGATGAGGGTTCATtctggaaggagaagggaaagaggggagaggagtCAAAGTGCTGCGGTTTGA
- the PPX1 gene encoding Exopolyphosphatase (EggNog:ENOG503P0WK; COG:C), translating to MAQRVSLKSFLATARKALTAPPSQRPNPLTFVVGNESADLDSICSAVLYAYFRTHAPSSQSALHIPLSNLPRADLALRAELNAIFPPSSNSVTPDDLITLSDLPSPSDLPPSATKWYLVDHNVLTGDLTKRGYDKSVVGCVDHHDDEGIIPPDAQPRVFAKCGSCMSLVLSQCEPIWDQLQSHQEIDEELARVAMAPILIDTVKLTSKDKTTDWDVNAAAYAEEKLVATLSVARSNRPRYDREKYFDHLSELKDSILHLSYRDILRKDYKKWTDGSLNLGVSTVVQGFETCLAEVGDKQTFLAALKDWAKEQQLDIAAVMTVSKPGGVFTRELLVWGLGGQDAVKVARRFAEKNGGSLGLEKWNNGELDGEEGGEWRACWRQMDVGSSRKQVAPMLREVMKESARL from the exons ATGGCACAGAGGGTGTCCCTCAAGTCATTTTTGGCTACAGCCCGCAAGGCACTCACGGCACCTCCATCTCAAAGACCGAATCCTCTTACTTTTGTGGTAGGAAATGAGTCTGCTG ACCTGGATTCAATTTGCTCAGCCGTCCTCTATGCCTACTTCCGCACCCATGCCCCTTCATCCCAGTCAGCTCTCCACATCCCGCTCTCCAACCTTCCCCGTGCCGACCTTGCCCTCCGTGCTGAGCTCAACGCaatcttccccccctcctccaattcAGTCACCCCAGACGACCTGATCACCCTCTCCGACCTCCCTTCACCTTCTGATCTgccaccatcagcaacaaaATGGTACCTAGTCGACCACAACGTCCTCACCGGCGACCTCACTAAGCGCGGTTACGACAAATCCGTCGTAGGCTGCGTCGACCACCACGATGACGAGGgcatcatcccccccgaCGCCCAACCAAGAGTATTCGCCAAATGCGGCAGCTGCATGAGTCTCGTTCTCTCACAGTGCGAACCAATCTGGGATCAGCTCCAAAGCCACCAAGAAATCGACGAGGAACTGGCCAGGGTGGCCATGGCTCCCATCTTGATCGACACTGTCAAACTCACTTCAAAAGATAAGACCACAGACTGGGATGTCAATGCCGCAGCGTAtgcggaggagaagcttgttGCCACTCTCAGTGTTGCCAGGTCAAACAGGCCAAGATACGACAGAGAGAAGTATTTTGATCATCTTTCGGAGCTGAAGGATAGTATCCTTCACCTGTCCTACCGCGACATTCTCAGAAAGGATTACAAAAAGTGGACCGACGGGTCGCTGAACTTGGGGGTATCAACCGTTGTTCAGGGCTTTGAGACTTGCTTGGCTGAGGTAGGGGATAAGCAGACGTTCTTGGCTGCTCTTAAGGACTGGgccaaggagcagcagctggatATTGCGGCGGTTATGACAGTCTCCAAACCGGGCGGTGTCTTTACGAGGGAGCTGcttgtttgggggttgggtggtcAGGACGCTGTGAAGGTCGCGAGAAGATTTGCCGAGAAGAATGGGGGGTCACTGGGGCTGGAGAAATGGAACAATGGAGAactggatggggaggagggtggtgagtggAGGGCGTGTTGGAGGCAGATGGATGTTGGGAGTAGCAGAAAGCAGGTGGCTCCCATGTTGAGAGAGGTCATGAAGGAGTCTGCGAGGTTGTAA
- a CDS encoding hypothetical protein (antiSMASH:Cluster_4; EggNog:ENOG503PIH4), with the protein MQLPALLLLLAGAVSAIPAGTSLPVLTVPGGGPAITASLPVITPPSKPTACSAKPSCYTHTTTTTPKACATACPEPKDPIMCPAYIKIEQKEVPCHDDCCPKTSTQTVTARCPKCVTGCVIPTITEYVTTGCAPTHTGAFPTAILTKPN; encoded by the exons ATGCAACTCccagccctcctcctcctccttgccggaGCAGT CTCCGCCATCCCAGCCGGCACCTCCCTCCCAGTCCTCACCGTCCCCGGCGGCGGCCcagccatcaccgcctccctccccgtaATCACCCCCCCCAGCAAACCAACCGCCTGCTCCGCAAAGCCCTCCTGCTACacccacacaaccaccaccaccccaaaggCCTGCGCCACCGCCTGCCCCGAGCCCAAAGACCCCATCATGTGCCCGGCCTACATCAAGATCGAGCAAAAGGAGGTCCCCTGCCACGACGACTGCTGCCCCAAGACGTCCACCCAAACCGTCACCGCCCGCTGCCCCAAGTGCGTTACCGGATGCGtgatccccaccatcaccgagtACGTCACTACCGGCTGCGCGCCGACTCACACCGGAGCGTTCCCCACGGCGATTTTGACCAAGCCAAACTAA
- a CDS encoding hypothetical protein (COG:F; EggNog:ENOG503NXK9; MEROPS:MER0043475) gives MAPIRLAILEADTPVPQANEKYKGYLGIFTHLFRRAVDPEPLESILTITGHDIVAFPSTAYPDLDSIDAVLITGSKYNSFDNDDWILSLVEFTRKALIHPRVKVIGVCFGHQIVARAMGCLVQRSDKGWEVSVTETTLTDKGKQIFGNHQSLKIQQMHRDQVYGIPAGAQLLASTEKCPNHGFLVPNRVITIQGHPEFTSEIMNEVLVLRHGTGLFTDEVYESGVQRNGDHHDGVDVTEVFIQFLQGEFDEEEDPAQK, from the exons atGGCACCCATCcgcctcgccatcctcgaaGCTGACACTCCGGTCCCCCAAGCCAACGAAAAGTACAAGGGCTACCTCGGCATTTTTACTCACCTCTTCAGACGTGCTGTGGACCCTGAACCTCTTGAATCAATTTTGACCATCACGGGCCATGACATTGTCGCCTTTCCCTCCACCGCCTACCCCGACCTCGACTCGATAGACGCAGTCCTTATCACCGGCTCAAAGTACAACTCGTTCGATAATGACGACTGGATATTGTCCCTGGTGGAATTCACCCGCAAAGCTCTCATCCATCCCCGCGTAAAAGTAATAGGCGTCTGCTTCGGGCATCAGATCGTGGCCAGGGCAATGGGATGTCTCGTTCAACGAAGTGAcaaggggtgggaggtctCAGTGACGGAAACGACTCTCACAGACAAGGGAAAGCAAATATTTGGAAACCACCAAAGTCTT AAAATCCAACAAATGCACCGCGACCAAGTCTACGGCATCCCCGCTGGCGCCCAActcctcgcctccaccgAAAAGTGCCCCAACCACGGCTTCCTCGTTCCCAACCgtgtcatcaccatccaagGCCACCCGGAATTCACCTCTGAAATCATGAACGAAGTCCTCGTCTTGCGGCATGGCACCGGCTTGTTTACTGACGAAGTGTACGAGTCTGGCGTGCAGCGCAATGGCGATCACCACGACGGGGTGGATGTCACCGAAGTGTTTATCCAATTTCTTCAGGGCGAGttcgatgaagaagaagatccAGCGCAAAAATAG